CGAGCAGATTATCATTGATATCCGGTATCATCGCCAAACTGATGCAAACAGAGTTGTTCGAAGAGGAATGCTACCCAGTGAGCGCCCTCCTTGATAGAATCAACGAGCAGGTACCAGAAGAAGACCAGTTTACAGCTCCGGAATACCTCGCTGGACTAGAAATTATGTCTGACAGAAACAACCTCATGATAAGTGAGGATAAAGTCTGGAGGGTGTAAATGTTCAAGGCtaatatatatgtgtgttttatgtgtgtgttttcTTTAACCCACTCGTCTTATTAAAAGCTACTTGTACATGAAAGCGTCGACAGCTCTTGGAGGGTACAGCTTATCGGTTAACAGTCCCCGGCTATCACCGCTCCGTTATAGTGTAGAACCTTCTCGCAATAACTCTTTTTTCGCAATGTAACGTTGTACGATAAGGCTGAAAAATATTGCTGGGATGGCGTCGACTTTTGATTAGCCACTCTGGCGTTCATTACTGCTGGTTGTCCATTGATGGGTGGTTCAGTTCGTTCCATTGGTGTTATACAAGGTTAGTACTCGATAGGAATTGTGTGGAAGACATACTACTTTgtttaaaaaataaagtATTCCCCCCCACGGTTTCGCCATGAGCTCGAACTCTTTTGTATCGAGTCCGCTGGTGAGAGACTCGAAGTTGCTGATTCCGAAGCCGATAAGCTCGAGGCCTTACACTCTCCCATTCTTCCCGATATATGCCACTTTCGCTCACATATACCTGAAACAGTATGACCGGTACATCAAGGGTCCCGAGTGGACGTTTGTTTACCTTGGTACCATTGTCACCTTGAATCTGTTGGTTTTGCTCATGCCCGCCTGGAACGTCAAGATTAAGACCAAATTCAACTACTCCGAGGTGAATCACCTCAACGAGGCGTCGCATGTGTTGATCTACACCACACCAAATAACGGTGCTGACGGTATTGTGgaaattcaaagagtcATCGAGGATGGTGTATTGCAAACTTACTtcactttccaaaagaagagattCTTGTGGGAGGAGAAGGATCAATTGTTTTCCAGTCCAAAGTTTACCATTGATGAGGACCCGAAGATCAAGGATTTCCAACAGTGTCACGGTAACACTGGCGATCTGGTCCATTTGAAGAGACTGTACGGTAAAAACTCGTTCGATATCCCAATCCCAAGCTTTTTGGAgctgttcaaagaacaTGCAGTGGCGCCACTTTTCGTGTTCCAACTGTTCTGTGTCGGTCTGTGGTTGATGGATGAATTTTGGTACTACTCCctgttcaacttgttcatgATTGTGTCGATGGAGGCCGCCTCCGTGTTCCAACGTGTCACcgctttgaaagagttCAGAACTATGGGTATTAAACCATACGACATCAAAGTTTTCAGAAACGGCAAGTGGCTCACTTTGCAAACTGACGAACTTTTGCCAATGGACTTGGTCTCTGTGCCAAGAACCGCGGATGATAGCGCACTACCATGTGATTTGATTCTGGTCGACGGTAGCTGCATCGTCAACGAGGCCATGTTATCCGGTGAATCCACCCCATTGTTGAAGGAATCCATCAAATTGCGTCCCGCTGACGACGAATTGCAAATCGATGGTGTTGATAAGATCTCCGTTCTGCACGGTGGTACCAAGGCGTTGCAAGTGACACCTCCCGAGGGTAAGTCCAGCATCCCATTGCCTCCAGACAATGGTGCGCTAGCTGTGGTCACCAAAACTGGGTTCGAAACCTCTCAGGGTTCCCTCGTCCGTGTCATGATCTACTCTGCTGAACGTGTTTCCGTCGACAACAAGGAGGCCTTGATGTTCATTCTGTTCTTGCTGATGTTCGCTATTGTCGCATCGTGGTACGTTTGGATTGAAGGTACGAAGATGGGGAGAATTCAATCGAAGTTGATCCTGGACTGTATTTTGATCATTACCTCTGTTGTGCCTCCAGAATTGCCAATGGAATTGACCATGGCAGTAAACACCTCGTTGGCTGCTCTGTCCAAATTTTACGTCTACTGTACGGAACCGTTCAGAATTCCATTGGCTGGTAGAATCGATGTGTGTTGTTTTGACAAGACTGGTACTCTGACCGGTGAAGACTTGGTGTTCGAAGGTTTAGCAGGTTTGTCCGATGACAAATCTGACGTCCGTCACTTGTGTGCGGCTAACAACTCTCCAGAGAAGACCAGTCTGGTTATTGGTGCTGCTCATGCTTTGGTTAAACTAGATGATGGTGATATCGTGGGTGATCCAATGGAAAAGGCAACTTTGAAGGCGCTTGGCTGGAATGTCGAGTTCAAAGATACCacgacaaaaaaattacttGGTAAGGTTCAAATTCACCGTCGTTTCCAATTTTCTTCCgctttgaaaagatcatCCTCGATTGCTTTGCATGACAAAAACTTTTTCGCAGCTGTCAAAGGTGCACCTGAAACAATCCGTGAAAGATTGGCTGTTGTCCCTGAAAATTACGATACTGTTTACAAATCGTTTACCCGTTCCGGTTCAAGAGTGTTGGCCCTTGCATCTAAGAGTCttccaaaactgaaacATTCTGAGATTGAAGATATTAAGCGTGAGGAAATAGAACAAGGATTGGAGTTCAACGGGTTCCTTATTTTCCACTGTCCTTTGAAGGATGATGCTATTGAAACCATCAAAATGCTAAACGAGTCTGCTCATCGTTCTATTATGATTACAGGTGACAACCCGTTGACTGCTGTGCACGTTGCCAAGGAGGTCGGGATCGTTGATGGTGAAACGTTAATTCTTGATAGAGTCAGCGAATCCGATGACAAACTTCTTTTCCGCAACGTCGAAGAAACCATCAGCATGCCTCTGGATCCATCTAAAGATACATTCGACGGCGCAGAACTGTTTGGCAAATACGATATTGCTGTTACTGGGCATGCCTTGACCATCCTAAAGGACCACAAACAATTGAACGACCTGATTCGCCATACCTGGATTTATGCACGTGTGTCTCCGTCGCAGAAGGAATTTATTTTGAAtactttgaaggatatggGCTATCAAACTTTGATGTGCGGTGACGGTACTAACGATGTTGGTGCTTTGAAACAGGCACATGTTGGTGTTGCTCTATTGAATGGTACTGAGGaaagtttgaagaaagttgcTGATCAACGTAGAATGGATAACATGAAGGAAATTTACGAAAAGCAATGTGGCTTCTTTAAGAGATGGAATAAGCCACAACCACCTGTCCCTGAACCTATCGCGCATCTATACCCTCCTGGACCATTCAATCCCCACTACTTGAAAGCACTTGAAAGTAAAGGTAATGTGATTACTGACGATATTAGAAAGGCAGTTGCTGAAGCTATGTCAAAACCTATTGAGACACCTAGTGCGA
This DNA window, taken from Huiozyma naganishii CBS 8797 chromosome 7, complete genome, encodes the following:
- the SPF1 gene encoding ion-transporting P-type ATPase SPF1 (similar to Saccharomyces cerevisiae SPF1 (YEL031W); ancestral locus Anc_1.476) → MSSNSFVSSPLVRDSKLLIPKPISSRPYTLPFFPIYATFAHIYLKQYDRYIKGPEWTFVYLGTIVTLNLLVLLMPAWNVKIKTKFNYSEVNHLNEASHVLIYTTPNNGADGIVEIQRVIEDGVLQTYFTFQKKRFLWEEKDQLFSSPKFTIDEDPKIKDFQQCHGNTGDLVHLKRLYGKNSFDIPIPSFLELFKEHAVAPLFVFQLFCVGLWLMDEFWYYSLFNLFMIVSMEAASVFQRVTALKEFRTMGIKPYDIKVFRNGKWLTLQTDELLPMDLVSVPRTADDSALPCDLILVDGSCIVNEAMLSGESTPLLKESIKLRPADDELQIDGVDKISVLHGGTKALQVTPPEGKSSIPLPPDNGALAVVTKTGFETSQGSLVRVMIYSAERVSVDNKEALMFILFLLMFAIVASWYVWIEGTKMGRIQSKLILDCILIITSVVPPELPMELTMAVNTSLAALSKFYVYCTEPFRIPLAGRIDVCCFDKTGTLTGEDLVFEGLAGLSDDKSDVRHLCAANNSPEKTSLVIGAAHALVKLDDGDIVGDPMEKATLKALGWNVEFKDTTTKKLLGKVQIHRRFQFSSALKRSSSIALHDKNFFAAVKGAPETIRERLAVVPENYDTVYKSFTRSGSRVLALASKSLPKLKHSEIEDIKREEIEQGLEFNGFLIFHCPLKDDAIETIKMLNESAHRSIMITGDNPLTAVHVAKEVGIVDGETLILDRVSESDDKLLFRNVEETISMPLDPSKDTFDGAELFGKYDIAVTGHALTILKDHKQLNDLIRHTWIYARVSPSQKEFILNTLKDMGYQTLMCGDGTNDVGALKQAHVGVALLNGTEESLKKVADQRRMDNMKEIYEKQCGFFKRWNKPQPPVPEPIAHLYPPGPFNPHYLKALESKGNVITDDIRKAVAEAMSKPIETPSATEKTPEKPSGADLADMLMSSGVDQGGDDTPSLKLGDASCAAPFTSKLAKVSAVTNIIRQGRCALINTIQMYKILALNCLISAYSLSIIYMAGVKFGDGQATVSGLLLSVCFLSISRGKPLEKLAKQRPQKGIFNVYIMGSILSQFVVHIAVMIYITNEIYLLEPREPQVDLEKKFTPSLLNTGIFILQLVQQVSTFAVNYQGEPFRENIMNNKGMYYGLIGVTTLAVVSATEFFPELNEAMKFVPMDDLFKFKLTSCLIFDFAGSWASEQFFKYFFMDDKPSDISEHKLKIQL